A stretch of DNA from candidate division WOR-3 bacterium:
TGAGTTCATAGAAGCTGATATCGCTGATTTTTATAAAATCAGAACTCTAACCAAGCTTGCACCCAATATCATTTTCAATCTGGCCTCGCCCGCATCCCCAAAAGATTACTACACTTACCCAATTGAAACACTCAAAGCAGGATCTCAGGGCACTTTAAATCTGTTAGAAATAGCACGCACAAATAACGCAATTTTTGTGCTGGCTTCTACATCAGAAGTCTATGGAGACCCTCTAGTAAATCCTCAACCAGAATCTTACTGGGGTAATGTTAATCCTATTGGACCCCGGTCTGTCTACGACGAAGCCAAGCGATTCGCTGAAGCACTAACAATGAGCTATCATCGCATTTACACACTGCCTGTTCGAATAGCCCGAATTTTTAACACCTACGGCCCCAGAATGAAATTTGATGATGGAAGGGTTATCCCCAGCTTAATTTATCAAGCGTTAACACATCAGCCACTTACAATTTTCGGAACGGGCAGGCAGACACGCAGCTTCTGTTATGTAAGTGACATGATCATTGGACTTTATCGATTACTACGATGTTCCGACCCTAATCCATTTAACTTGGGGAACCCCCACGAAGTTACTATCCTACAATTGGCACAGTCAATAAAAAAATTAACGCACTCAAACAGCCCTTACAAATTTTTGCCTGCTCCTGCCGATGATCCTAAGCGTAGAAATCCGGATATAACGCGAGCTATGAAATTACTTGGCTGGACTCCGAAAGTAGAACTGGAAAAAGGACTTTTGCTGACTATTAAATGGTTCAAAAAGAATCTGCAAATTCGATGAAAAAAAATATTGCGATTGGCATTATCGGTCTTGGTATGTGGGGAGAAAAATACTTACAAACTTTAGAGCAACTTAACGCGGGACCGATATATTTGTGTGACACCAGCGATCAGAAAATTGAAGATTTAAATTCAAGGAATTACATTACAATTGAATATAGCAAAATGATGGAGAGTAAAGATATTAAAGCAGTAATAATCACAACTCCTGATCAAACCCATTATGCACTTGCTCGGGATGCTCTGATTCATGACAAGGATGTGTTGGTCGAAAAACCCATGACCTTGAAAAGTTCAGATGCCCATGAGTTGGTTAAAATTGCTCAAAACAGAAAACTTGTGCTTGCAGTCGCCCACACCCCTCTTTTTACAACTGGTTATCAAAGATTAAGCTCATACCTCAAATCAAAGTTGATTAATGTAATCCGAATCGAAGCGATTCGAACTTCCAGGGGAAGAGAAAACACCAGCAGTCCCCTATGGGATCTCGCTTCGCATGATATTGCAATTGCAGTATCGTTATTAGGAAAGCCACTGTATTTTTCATGCTCAGTAAACAACCCCAAATTGTGTCGATATGAACTTGAATTTGCAAATGGTTTAACTTTCGCAGGGGAAGCTGAATGGACAAACCAACCTTTTCAACGAGTCATCAGACTTTTTACCAAAAATGAAGTTCACGAATACCATGAACCTATTGGTAATGACATTCCAGCGACTGAATTACCGCTAACCCAGATGTGTCAAAATTTTATCGAAGCTTGTGTAAAACGCCTTAAACCAGTAAATAATGGCGAACTCGGCAAACAGGTTGTGGAATGTCTTGAAATTATTGAAAATTTAATGAAAATAAACAATCATGAAATTATCTGTAATAATTCCGGCATTTAACGAAGAAGATACAATTGTTGAATTAATCGAACGGGTTAAAGCAGCACCAGTCAATAATAAGGAAATTATTGTTGTCGATGACTGTTCTCAGGACAGAACACCTCATCTTCTAAACTCAATGCCGGACATAACACTTATTAGGCATACAAAAAACCTCGGCAAAGGTGCGGCTATTCGCACCGGTATCGCCCATACATCTGGTGATATAATCCTCATTCAGGATGCTGACTTGGAGTATGATCCTGCCGACTATGCTCTTCTGATAAAACCATTTCATAACCTAAAAGTTGATGCGGTGTTCGGTTCTCGCTTTAAAAAGAGAAATCATTTCCTCATTATCAGCTTAATGGCTAATATCTTTTTGACATTTCTTACAAATGCACTATTTGGGGGGAAAATCACTGACATGGAAACGGGATATAAGGTCATCAGCAAAAAGACCCTAGGAAAATTGAAATTGACTGCTAACGGATTTGAAATTGAACCGGAAATTACCTGCAGGCTTTTGAGACTGCGGGCTCGTCTGTTGGAAGTTCCGATAAATTACACCCCTAGAACTAAGGGCAAAAAAATTAGCTGGAAAGATGGACTGATTGCCATCTGGAGCATCCTGAAGTATTATGTCAGCTAATACCCACAGTCACTCAAATACCAGTTTGGAGCCGGTGGTTGAGTTAACGGGGTTGTTCAAATATTATCAAGGTGATTGGCCTGCTTTGACTGACATCAATCTAACTGTTTATCCTGGAGATTTTTTATTTCTTCTCGGTGCTACAGGTGCTGGAAAGACAACTTTGTTACGACTACTTTACCGGCATGAACTTCCTGATGCAGGATTGATTAAAGTGCTGGGTTACGACCTGTTATCGATGCGCTCTCGGCAAATTCCCCAGCTGCGCCGGCGAATTGGAATCATATTTCAAGATTTCAAACTACTGTGGGACCGTACTGTTTATGAAAATTTAGAGTTTGTCCTGCAGGCAATTAATACTCAGCGGGATATCATACCGGCTAAAATCCAAGAAATACTGAATCAACTGGGTATTGCCCATAAAAGAAACTCGTTCCCTTACGAACTTTCTGGAGGGGAACAACAGAAAGTTTCTATTGCCCGCGCTCTTGTAAAATCGCCAGACCTAATTCTGGCAGACGAACCCACAGGGAACATCGATCCCAAAGCATCAGATGATATTCTAAATATACTTAAAGATATTAATTACCATGGAACGACTGTAATAATGGCAACTCATGACGCTGAGCTTGCAGAACGCGGTCGCCGCCGGAGAATCATTCTTGATGCCGGCAGAATCATACGTGATGAGGGGTGAAAAACACATGAGTCTCTCCTATCTTATTAAGGAAACTTACCGGACTCTCACACGTAATATTAATCAATTTCTCCTTTCGAGTGCAGTAATATCAATCTGTTTGCTAATATTAGGAATCTTTATAGTTATAACAGTTAATGTAATTAAATTAACAAAGTCGATGACAAACCAAACTGAGATTTATGTATTTTTAACTGATGAAATTACCAATGATCCATCTCCTCTTCTACAGCGCATCGCGACCATTGCCGGAATTGCAACAGTAAAATTTATTTCAAAATCAGAGGCATTACAAGAACTACAGGCTGATCTGGAAAATGATAGTTTATTAGTTAACGTGTTGGGAGAAGATCCTATTCCTGCATCACTTCGTATTACTCTTGATCCTGAATATGCTACCCCCAGAGACCTTACGCTTATCGAAGAAAAACTGTTGCGTTTGCCTGGTATAACTGAGGTATGGTCTGGGAAAGAGCTTCTAAAACAACTCAGCCAGGTTGCTAGAACTCTATTTTTATTGGACATTGTAATCTTGGCAATCGTTACTGTTTCCGTTATCTTCATTGCATTTCAAACTGTGGAAAACTCAATTATCCGGCGTTCGCAAGAAATTGAAATTATGGAGCTTGTTGGTGCCTCACGTTTTGCCATTCAGTTTCCCTTCGTACTTCAGGGTGCTCTTCAAGGACTCGGAGGTAGTTTAATCGCATTGCTTTTAATTTTCGCGATTTATCGATTAATTGTTACAGTACTACCTGCACCCTACTGTCCGGCATTGCTAATTTTGTTGGCAATGTTGATTATCGGTATAATATTAGGAATAGGCGGATCGTTTCTGGCACTCAATCGTCTCCCCTCCTCGCTTTCTGAGAAACCACAAATACGTAACAGATGATCAGCAAAACGCTTCTGTTTGTTGTTCTCTCCTACGCTATGCTTCTGTCTCAACCTCCAGTATTAATAGACTCGCTTGATTTGATCCAACGACAATTAGATTCGACCCAACAAAAACTAAAGGAAATTGAGCAAATCTTAAGTGAAATAGGTATGCGCGAACACCAAACATTGCAACGGCTTGAATTACTCCAAGAAAAAATTACCCTCACGGAGAATTTTTTAAAACAAATTGAATATCGTGTCAATCTTTATAACCAAGAAATCAGTAAATTAAATACTGAACTCGTCTGCCTTATGGAACAACAGCACAAACTCGAGAATCGTCTAAGGCAAAGGTTAGTGGTAATTTATAAGTACTCGAAACTCTATCGATTGCAATCTTTGCTTACGAGTAAAAACGTGCCAGAGTATTATCGTAAATTGATAAATTTGCGGGTAATAAGTCGTGTTGATCAACGACTAATTGAAGAAACAAGAAGGTTGAATACAGAAATAAGAGCAAAGGAATCGGCAATCCAGGAAGCATTGGCCAGTCAGGAACGATTAAAAAACGAGGTGCATCTTAAAAAACAGGAACTCCTTAAAGACCGAGAACAAGAGAAGTTAATTCTGCTCCAGATTCGCCGGCAAAAATCTGCTCAGGAAGCACTTCAAACCGAACTGGAGACCGCTGCCAAACAATTAGGCAATTTGCT
This window harbors:
- a CDS encoding peptidoglycan DD-metalloendopeptidase family protein, whose product is MLLSQPPVLIDSLDLIQRQLDSTQQKLKEIEQILSEIGMREHQTLQRLELLQEKITLTENFLKQIEYRVNLYNQEISKLNTELVCLMEQQHKLENRLRQRLVVIYKYSKLYRLQSLLTSKNVPEYYRKLINLRVISRVDQRLIEETRRLNTEIRAKESAIQEALASQERLKNEVHLKKQELLKDREQEKLILLQIRRQKSAQEALQTELETAAKQLGNLLSQLQARIVETSSENLEVKRRKLPWPVAGDVVASFGVQIHPRYRTKINNWGIDIKVNQPSPVEAIAPGKVAYADRFIGYGNLVIVDHGSGYFSLYGNLTSINTVVNATVTTGTVIGTVNDYLHFEIRKDGQPVNPKDWLQ
- a CDS encoding glycosyltransferase family 2 protein translates to MKLSVIIPAFNEEDTIVELIERVKAAPVNNKEIIVVDDCSQDRTPHLLNSMPDITLIRHTKNLGKGAAIRTGIAHTSGDIILIQDADLEYDPADYALLIKPFHNLKVDAVFGSRFKKRNHFLIISLMANIFLTFLTNALFGGKITDMETGYKVISKKTLGKLKLTANGFEIEPEITCRLLRLRARLLEVPINYTPRTKGKKISWKDGLIAIWSILKYYVS
- a CDS encoding Gfo/Idh/MocA family oxidoreductase, translating into MKKNIAIGIIGLGMWGEKYLQTLEQLNAGPIYLCDTSDQKIEDLNSRNYITIEYSKMMESKDIKAVIITTPDQTHYALARDALIHDKDVLVEKPMTLKSSDAHELVKIAQNRKLVLAVAHTPLFTTGYQRLSSYLKSKLINVIRIEAIRTSRGRENTSSPLWDLASHDIAIAVSLLGKPLYFSCSVNNPKLCRYELEFANGLTFAGEAEWTNQPFQRVIRLFTKNEVHEYHEPIGNDIPATELPLTQMCQNFIEACVKRLKPVNNGELGKQVVECLEIIENLMKINNHEIICNNSGI
- a CDS encoding permease-like cell division protein FtsX translates to MSLSYLIKETYRTLTRNINQFLLSSAVISICLLILGIFIVITVNVIKLTKSMTNQTEIYVFLTDEITNDPSPLLQRIATIAGIATVKFISKSEALQELQADLENDSLLVNVLGEDPIPASLRITLDPEYATPRDLTLIEEKLLRLPGITEVWSGKELLKQLSQVARTLFLLDIVILAIVTVSVIFIAFQTVENSIIRRSQEIEIMELVGASRFAIQFPFVLQGALQGLGGSLIALLLIFAIYRLIVTVLPAPYCPALLILLAMLIIGIILGIGGSFLALNRLPSSLSEKPQIRNR
- the ftsE gene encoding cell division ATP-binding protein FtsE, with product MSANTHSHSNTSLEPVVELTGLFKYYQGDWPALTDINLTVYPGDFLFLLGATGAGKTTLLRLLYRHELPDAGLIKVLGYDLLSMRSRQIPQLRRRIGIIFQDFKLLWDRTVYENLEFVLQAINTQRDIIPAKIQEILNQLGIAHKRNSFPYELSGGEQQKVSIARALVKSPDLILADEPTGNIDPKASDDILNILKDINYHGTTVIMATHDAELAERGRRRRIILDAGRIIRDEG
- a CDS encoding UDP-glucuronic acid decarboxylase family protein, with the translated sequence MNRLKKRTVLIAGGAGFLGSHLCEFMLKKDFKVICLDNLLTGNYNNISHLHRHSDFEFIEADIADFYKIRTLTKLAPNIIFNLASPASPKDYYTYPIETLKAGSQGTLNLLEIARTNNAIFVLASTSEVYGDPLVNPQPESYWGNVNPIGPRSVYDEAKRFAEALTMSYHRIYTLPVRIARIFNTYGPRMKFDDGRVIPSLIYQALTHQPLTIFGTGRQTRSFCYVSDMIIGLYRLLRCSDPNPFNLGNPHEVTILQLAQSIKKLTHSNSPYKFLPAPADDPKRRNPDITRAMKLLGWTPKVELEKGLLLTIKWFKKNLQIR